Within the Candidatus Binatia bacterium genome, the region CAGGGCTCGCGCACCGCGATCGAGTTCGCGCCCTGCATGCCGGCATTCCCGTAGCCGGCTTCCTGGGTCAGGTTCCTCAACATGCCGCCGGGATACCGGATCATCAGGTCGCCGCCGCGCGGGGCCGCATCGATCGTCGCCTGATGGTTGCCGAATTGCGCGGCGACCGAGCCGAAGCTTCCCACCGGGACCTGGGTCACGAACAGGATCGGATTGGCAGTGTCGGGGTCGGCGGCCGCGCTGCGCGGCGGCAGCAGCGGTGCCGACGACAGGGCGAGCGCAGAAATGATCGACAGGCGCGCGGCGAGGCCGACGCGACGCGAAAGCGGCGAGTGCATGTTCATGACCGGTCCCCCATGTTCCTGCGACGCCGCAGCCGGCCGTCGCCCCCTCGAGGAGTTGCGTGGAGAGGTCATTGTGACCGGCACCAATCGTGCGCGAAAAGGGGATTTGGGCGTCGTAAGCGAATTCCGCGTCGCGAACGCGGGATTTTCACGATTCGCGGACACGGACGGCGGCAGTTAACACTCGTTCAATACCACCGCGGCGGGGAGGGCGCGCGATGTCCCCTCTCGGTTCCCGGATGCCGCGCGGCCTTTCCGACCGTTCAGGCGGCTAGCCCGCCGTCGATCCTCGGGCTCGCGCCTACGACGCCGGCGAGCCGGCGGCTGTGCTCCTTCTCACTCAGCGCTGGATGCGAAGCAGGATGCCGAGGACGCGCTTGGCAGCCGGTGTCAGCTTCGTGCGCATGTAGGCGTTGGCCGCCGCCTTGATCCCTTCGGCCTGGGTCGGGTAGGGGTGAATCGTCGCGGCGATCTTCCCGAGGCCGAGTGCGCCGGTGATCGCGAGCGAAAGCTCGCTGATCGATTCTCCTGCGTGGGACGAGACGATCGTGGCTCCGAGCACCGCGTCGCTTCCCTTTCGCACGAGCACCCGCACGAATCCCTCCGCTTCGCCGTCGAGCACCGCGCGGTTCACTTTCTCCAGCGGCACCGTGAACGTGTCGGTGTCGATCCCTTTCCGTTTGGCCTCGTGCTCGTAGAGCCCGACGTGCGCGACCTCGGGATCGGTGTACGTGCACCACGGCATCACGAGCGCGTCCAGTTTCTTGCGGCCGAAGAACAGCGCGTTCTGCACCGCGATTTTCGCGGCGGCGTCGGCCGCGTGCGTGAACTTCCACTTCATGCAGCAGTCGCCGACGGCGAAGATCCGCCGGTTGCTGGTGCGCAGGTGGTCGTTGACGACGATCCCGCGCTCGCTCGCCGCGACTCCCGCCGCCTCCAGGCCCATGTCGTCGACGTTCGGACGCCGTCCGACGGCGACGAGGATCCGATCGCAGGAAACCGCGGCTTCGCTGCCGCCGCCGACGTTGCGGTAGCGCAGCGTCGACGACCCGTCGCCGGCGCGGACGACGGAGGTAACCTCGACGCCGAGCACGAGACGCACTCCTTCTCGCTCCAGTCGCGACTGCACGATCGCCGCCGCGTCCTCGTCCTCGCGCGGCAGCAGCCGGTCCTCGATGTCGAGCACCGTCACCTGGCAGCCGAGGCGCTGCAGCGCCTGGGCCATCTCGCAACCGATCGGACCGCCGCCGAGGATCGCGACGCGGCGCGGGCGCTCGACGAGGTTGAACACGGTCTCATTGGTCATGAAGCCGGTTTCCGCCAGGCCCGGGATGTCGGGAACGGCCGCACCGGCTCCGCTGGCAATGATCGCTTTCTTGAACCGCAGCGTCGTGCCCGCCACTTCGAGCGCGCCCTGTCCGGTAAAGCGCGCGTTGCCCTGGAACACGTCGATCCCGAGCTCGTCGCGATAGCGCCTTGCCGAATCGTCGCGCGCGATTTCCGCGCGAAGGCGGCGCATGCGTTCCATTGCCGCGGCGAACTGACGGTCGAGCTCTGCATCGTCGAACCTGGCCGCACCGAACAGCTCGCGGGCCTCCTTCACGCTGCGCGCGTGGCGGATCACCGCCTTGGACGGGACGCAGCCGTAGTTCAGGCAGTCGCCGCCCATCAGGTTCCGTTCGACGAGCGCAACGCGGGCGCCGAGGCCGGCGCCGACCGCGGCGGAAATCAGTCCTCCCGTTCCTGCACCCACGACGACGAGGTCGTAGCGGGATTTCGGCTCGGGATTGATCCAGTCGGTAGGTCGCACGCGCACGAGAAGGCGCGTGTTGTGCTCGTCCAGCGGTGCGACGACGGTCTGGTAGTCGGCGGCGGATTCGCGAGATTTCGCAGTCGCCGCGCGCCGCTCCTCGATGCGTGCCGTCTCTCGTGGATCGGGCGGTGACGCTTGCGCGGGCGGCGCAATCCCAGGGTTTGCAGCCTGCTCCGGCATGCGCCGGAATGCCGGCGGGATCGGCGCGCCTTCTCCCATCGTGTGCGCACGCTCGAGCGCGGTGCGCGCCGAGAGCATCGATTCCTGCAGCGTCTTCTTCTCGGTAGCATCGGCCAGCGCGCGCCGCGCGATGCGCGTGACGACGGCGGTGACGGCGATCGTCGCGACGAGACCGACCACCAGAACGCCGTAGTACCCGTTGCCCT harbors:
- a CDS encoding FAD-containing oxidoreductase, with the protein product MSTASPAPASSSRATLVKWLAIAVVVAALLVASRRIGAEVPRFAEWVAGLGALGPVVFIAGYVVSVVALVPASLLTLVAGAIFGLAAGVAYVFVAATIGAALAFLVSRYLARGLVERRIAGNASFAAIDRAVAAQGRKIVFLLRLSPAFPFSLMNYALGVTRVRFTDYVVASIGMLPGTFLFVYYGKLAGDVAALAGGAPVEKGNGYYGVLVVGLVATIAVTAVVTRIARRALADATEKKTLQESMLSARTALERAHTMGEGAPIPPAFRRMPEQAANPGIAPPAQASPPDPRETARIEERRAATAKSRESAADYQTVVAPLDEHNTRLLVRVRPTDWINPEPKSRYDLVVVGAGTGGLISAAVGAGLGARVALVERNLMGGDCLNYGCVPSKAVIRHARSVKEARELFGAARFDDAELDRQFAAAMERMRRLRAEIARDDSARRYRDELGIDVFQGNARFTGQGALEVAGTTLRFKKAIIASGAGAAVPDIPGLAETGFMTNETVFNLVERPRRVAILGGGPIGCEMAQALQRLGCQVTVLDIEDRLLPREDEDAAAIVQSRLEREGVRLVLGVEVTSVVRAGDGSSTLRYRNVGGGSEAAVSCDRILVAVGRRPNVDDMGLEAAGVAASERGIVVNDHLRTSNRRIFAVGDCCMKWKFTHAADAAAKIAVQNALFFGRKKLDALVMPWCTYTDPEVAHVGLYEHEAKRKGIDTDTFTVPLEKVNRAVLDGEAEGFVRVLVRKGSDAVLGATIVSSHAGESISELSLAITGALGLGKIAATIHPYPTQAEGIKAAANAYMRTKLTPAAKRVLGILLRIQR